Genomic window (Streptomyces sp. TG1A-60):
GCTCGACGCGGTCGGGCGCAGTGCGGCCGCCTGCGACGACAGCGACGTTCTCGACGGGGCCGAAGCAGTCGGCCCTCGCGGGCGGCTCGACGGGCCCGTGCCTCCGTCCCAGGCCATGCTGAATGCCCTGCCCGGCCTGCTGGAGGGCACCGAGTTCGCCTGCGCGCGCATCATCGTCGCGAGTCTGGACCCGGACCTCGACGAGCTCGCGCGCCTTCCGGTGCCGGGGGTCGCCCATGGCTGAACGTGCTCCGTTGTGGGCGATCTTCGTCCTGCCCGCTCTTCTGCTCGCGGTCGCGCTGGTGACGGCCGGGTTCGACGCCGTACTCGCGGCCGGCGCGCGGAACGGGCGCCTGGGCTCCCCGCGTGAGGCAGCCGCCCGCGCGACGGAGCCAGGCCGGGAGGTGCTGCGCCAACTCGTCCAACAGCCGCGGCGGACCCGGGCCTCCGACGTGCCGCTGGCCCGGGTCGGAGCGGCTCTCCTTCCCGTCGCCGCCGTCCTCGCTGCCGTCGTACTGCCACTCGGCTTCCGCTCGGTGAGCGACCTTCCGGAGGGAATCGTCTGGTTCAACGCGATGGAGGCGCTGGCCTGGGCGGCTGTCTGGCTGGCGGGCTGGGGCCCGAACTCGACGCTCTCGCTCATCGGCGGGTACCGGTTCCTGGCCCAGGGGCTGGCGTACGAGCTGCCGCACATGCTCGCGATCACCACGGCCGCGCTCGGGGCGGAGTCGTTGCGGGTGGGCGACGTCGTCGACGCCCAGGCCGGGGTGTGGTTCGCGGTGTGGATGCCGGCGGCCTTCGGGATCTATCTGCTCAGCGCGATGGCGATGGCGTTCTGGGGGCCGTTCGACCAGCCCGCCGGACACGACGTGGCGGGTGGGGCGGCCTCCGAGCTGTCCGGTGCGGACCGGGTGCTCTTCCTCGGCGGCCGGTGGCTGCTGCTGGTCGTGGCGGCGGCGTTCAGCGTGCCGCTCTTCATGGGCGGCGGGCACGGCCCGTTGCTGCCCGGCTGGGCATGGACCGTACTCAAGACGGCGGCCGTACTGGCCTTCCTGGTCTGGGCCCGGCGACGGGTGCCGACCCTGCGCATGGACCGGTACCTGGAGCTGGCCTGGGTCGTGCTGACCCCGCTGGCCATCGCGCAGGCACTGGTCGTGGCCGTGGTGGTGCTGAACCGGTGAAGCCGATGACGAGAGCGAGGTGTCGGACGTAAATGGATGTCGCGACCTTCTGTGTGCTGGCCGTCCTCGCGGTCGTCAGCGGCGCGATGGTGTTCCGCTTCGACTCCATGGCCCGTGCGACCTTCTCCCTGCTGACCTCGCTGCTGTGCGTGGGCGGCCTCGT
Coding sequences:
- a CDS encoding NADH-quinone oxidoreductase subunit H, yielding MAERAPLWAIFVLPALLLAVALVTAGFDAVLAAGARNGRLGSPREAAARATEPGREVLRQLVQQPRRTRASDVPLARVGAALLPVAAVLAAVVLPLGFRSVSDLPEGIVWFNAMEALAWAAVWLAGWGPNSTLSLIGGYRFLAQGLAYELPHMLAITTAALGAESLRVGDVVDAQAGVWFAVWMPAAFGIYLLSAMAMAFWGPFDQPAGHDVAGGAASELSGADRVLFLGGRWLLLVVAAAFSVPLFMGGGHGPLLPGWAWTVLKTAAVLAFLVWARRRVPTLRMDRYLELAWVVLTPLAIAQALVVAVVVLNR